ATGCCTGTTACGGGAGGTGTCAAAAGCTTCTTCTTTAAACTGCATACTAATACGCTAGAAGTAAAGACAtatatggaagaaaaaggaatgttcgtACCTTGGGGCACTCACTGTTTTATATGTAGGAAACCTGAGACACGTTTTCCTAGATTGTTGCGGAGGTTACTTCTTTTGGGACATActtcaaagaactttaaaaaagaCTTACCAATAGATAACTACGGCATTAGATTTTTACCGGTCAATAACGACGAACGCATTCCATTCGacatgataatgctcctgggcctacatagtatttggttgtcaagaatggccTATCGTCATGAAGATCTTGACGCgaggccaataaggagttactttcgcgaatctgtcagcagaatggttcaagtgtataaacttcatcaacccgaaccagactggcttcctaggttagaagggctgatgtacgTGCCTGAATTTTGATTATTAcccttttcagcccttgatgggctggtatgattgtacaccgtatttctgtgtgaattgaataaagacaataaagaaagaaaaaaggctgtatatcctagtggttacgacgctcgtcttggaaccgtgggtacgcgggttcgaatcccacctcggcaagaaagctcattctcttttatttatttattcattgctgatgatgatagtttcttgttgcgaaccacaaattgcggctggctgAAAGAGCTTCGCTCTTAAAAAGCTTCAATTTAATTGATATTCCAGGAACCCGTGTCTGCGCCTCGCTTTTGTTGCAGATTTCGCCATCTATTGGCAATGTAATATGTTGCTGCTTTTATGCGCTTGCGCAAGACAATCTTGCCATAGTTGCATGAGAAGGCATCGTTCAACAACGATGATCTATTCAATGTCCGCACACCAAGCGCCGACATTTGTAGTGCTGCAATTTGTCAAATTAAAACAACATTCAAAGCAGTGAGCTCACCTCAAAGAACATGTAATACACCATGTCCACCAGACGTCGAGCGATCAAGGTTCCCAGCAGCCCCATGTTCACTGCCGCAGGATATTCGCGGTGGAACACGGGCCACAATAACGTATACGGCGGAATCGCTATCTCGCGTGCCACTAGAAGACGGTAGATGGGACTGGTTGCCAGCTGCGGAACATGCACGAGGTTCTCGCTGTGGACGTTGACGGAATCCTTCAATACCATTAGTGTAGAGATGGTCACCGTGGTGTACAGGTCCAGAAATGACCGCAGTTTTTTAATTTTTAGTTGAGGTACGAACGCGTACAGCGCCTCCAGCTGTTGTTGCTTGATGGTCAAGTTGAAAGCGCCGACTGATAGCGTGTGTGCAAATTCTTCTATATTTGAGGCGATATCGCTGTCGTGGCCCGCGACTACATCCACGAGTGCTCGCACCACGCGGGCGTAGATGTCGAAAATGGCAAGTCGCGAGGCGTTCTCAATCTTGTCCTGCTGGAACTTCCAGACAGACAGGGGCAAGGCGGTGTTGATCAGGTCCGTGCACTGCGCCCTCAAGTAGCGGTCCACAAAAGATGCGGCGCCTCTTCCTTCCATCAAAGCCTTCGTCAAATATCGAGACGCGAAAGTCATCATCTTAAAGACCAGGTATGCACCAATGTAGAGCTTTAAGCTAGCGGCTTTCTCCGGGCTGCGCAACTCATCGCGGAAGCGGGTGAACTGCCTCAGCTGCAGACACACCAGAATGTCCTCTGACCACTTTTGTGATTG
This genomic stretch from Dermacentor silvarum isolate Dsil-2018 chromosome 2, BIME_Dsil_1.4, whole genome shotgun sequence harbors:
- the LOC119440334 gene encoding uncharacterized protein LOC119440334 isoform X1 gives rise to the protein MIQDVISTHEAIMEILSSDYASNNRPEYMNYRDADLRRAVNRHLPDQSQKWSEDILVCLQLRQFTRFRDELRSPEKAASLKLYIGAYLVFKMMTFASRYLTKALMEGRGAASFVDRYLRAQCTDLINTALPLSVWKFQQDKIENASRLAIFDIYARVVRALVDVVAGHDSDIASNIEEFAHTLSVGAFNLTIKQQQLEALYAFVPQLKIKKLRSFLDLYTTVTISTLMVLKDSVNVHSENLVHVPQLATSPIYRLLVAREIAIPPYTLLWPVFHREYPAAVNMGLLGTLIARRLVDMVYYMFFEDKDFQPLPLAQVKFPPPLLDFIERLGRSLEYSLQRLKNGTTSETKIEELIKQVIAGHLASRALATMSSTKPTAYFSTLPPERLLYMATCFHYCQMAPTLRNFAACNVVVPHLPGFAQAFGCHVSSGSAYSVGDIPEATPKNVDVVRSTTLSV